AATCGCTGCAACGCCAGGCCCGCAAGTGCGAGAAGGAAGAGAAGTCCGAAAAATTGAAGGTTAAGAAGGCGATCGAGAAGGGAAACATGGATGGTGCTCGGATCTACGCCGAAAATGCCATTCGCAAGAGGACTGAGCAGATGAACTACCTCAGGCTCTCCTCCAGGCTTGACGCCGTCGTTGCTAGGCTCGACACCCAGGCTAAGATGACCACCATTAACAAGTCCATGGGAAACATCGTTAAATCGCTCGAGTCTACACTCGCTACCGGTAATTTATTATTCTCTATGATCCTCTCTATTTTCGaaattttatgattttgatttttctGTAATTAGTTTATTCTTAGTTGGTGTTATTTTAAAAAGGAAGGAAAGCTTGACTTTGATCATATATAGATGTCTTTGATtggtaaatatttaaattagcTCTTGAATTTcatttattgatttatttattttataatttatgacgGTTACGGTGCGAATGTAGTGATTCATTGATggactacaacaacaacaaagccttagtcccgaaatgattcggggtcggctaacatgaaccatcatataaaaccgtgaaaatcaagtcgtgtcagcgacacagattcgctccctccactccgtcttatccactaccatattttactcaattcccaataaactcatatcactctcgatcaccctcttccaagtttgcttaggtcttcccctacccctcaccactacatccctttgccactcttcgatTCATTGATGGACTAACCCATTAAAATCTGAATGTTCTATAATCAGGAAACAAAAGTTATGTTCTTTAAGTTGTTTCAACTACTTTGGTTTAATTCTTTTTCCCAGAAAAGGTAATGTGTGATTACCCAATTTCTATTCTTTGAGCTCATTTTACTCCTATCATGTACCATGGGGACGTTTTTGTTAGTCTTTAATTGTAGGATGATTCTGCTGACTACCAAGTGTTATCTTGTTTACTAGCTCAGGCTGCTTTTATGTCCTAAATTTGCAATTTTAGGCTTTAGTTGTTTACCACTTTGATTGGAAACATTCATTTTGATGGATTTTGGTGGAattcaattctatttctcttgAAATCCGTTGTTTGGAAGAAATCAAACAAGAGAGGTCAATgattttatttagaaaataagcTCATTAGAATGAATTGTAAATCATAAGGGAATTCTAATTGAATTCATTTCTTGTAAAAATTTGATTCGAACAGTAGCAATAATATCTTTAATTCATTGCTGGCTGCAGGCAATTTGCAGAAAATGTCAGAGACtatggatcaatttgagaagcAATTTGTGAATATGGAAGTCCAGGCAGAGTTCATGGAGAATGCAATGGCCGGTTCAACTTCGCTGTCCACTCCTGAGGGAGAGGTTAACAGCTTGATGCAACAAGTGGCTGATGACTATGGATTGGAGGTCTCTGTTGGGCTTCCACAGCCTGCTGCACATGCCGTACCAACCAAGACCCAGGAGAAAGTTGACGAGGATGACTTGTCAAGGCGGCTTGCAGAGTTAAAGGCCAGAGGGTAAAATGCATAAGAAGATATCATTCTATTGTATTGTTATATATCACTTCATATCAACATGTATGCTGCTCTGGTGGATTGCCTCACCCCGGAAACTTAACTTTGTAAATTCGGATAAAATTTATGCTATAAATCTGCTTGTTGAACACGGATGATAATGCTTTCTTGATTTGCTTAaatcatctctctctctctatggTAATATATGATCATGTGAATATGCTATGATAAAagtaaagcgacttctgagtatGTTGTTTCAACTTTCAACAGTATGGCTGGTGGTTCCCAATCATTAACACAACTATTTTGCCTGTATAAAGATGATGAGTTGTTTGTTGAATTATACCCTGTTGATGTGAATGTGAAATGTTAATTTTGGTATTGAGATTCTGATTTCTGATGTAGTCATTTATTTGAATCAAAAACTGCTAAATTTAGGTACTTTGGACCTGTTTTGGTTGCCCATAAATTGTACTTCTGTGGCTTGTTTattattgttgttttcctccatTGGATgagaaaatcaaataaacaatcaTCCCCTACTTAAAATActttaaaaataaatgaatagaaATAAAACATAAGAAATGAAGCATAAACAATGgtgtaaaaaagaaaatatcaatatttatttaataagaAAGACATTACTCGAAACAAGCATTTAATTATAGCTTTGATGGCTATTACTTCAGTATTTAGTCACCTATTTATCTATCATCGATGCAATTTTCCGGTGAGAAGTAAATTCGACGAGCAGCTGCATCATAAATAAAGCGAGTGTCTACTTGTTGCATTGCTCCTATTATCGTCAGACTCGGTGACGATGTTAACccaaggcaaaaagcatcatccTTCTCAATATCCACATACAAATTTTCTGGTTCAACTTCAAAATCAGCTCCTTGAAAATGGAATGTCATCACTGCAAATTCCACTTCTTCCTTATTTCTGTAGCACAAATCATAATGCAGGTGTGGCAACCGAATCGGACGAATCCCATACTTACCAAAATAATTCTGGAATGCCTTCAACACAACTTTATACGCCGGTTCAACAATATGAGTGAACGTTGTTCCTGAATCTATAAAACAACCACCACTGCGATCTCGTTTAATTGCAAACATGTTTGCCGGAAACTCCATACGTTTTCCTTCAACACTTATATCTCGTAAATCCATATAGTAATAATCTGCATTTGGTGGAGATACAATCGGGGTTGATTTAAAAGTTCTTCCATGTGTGTTAATCTCACTTCCAAATCTCAAAAAGCTACTGACATTAGCTTCTCCATAAAACGGTACCAAACAATAAGAAAAACGACGCTGAGTTACATGACCTAATTGCTGCAATAACGAAATTGGGGATAAACTTAACCCCAAAACTCCACCGAACTTCCCTTTAAAGCCATCGaagttttgattgtttttcgAACAACCAAAGTTTAAATTAAACGAGTTTTCAAATGTATCCGAAGCTACGATTCCTTCAGTTACGCTTCCACCTAAGTACGTTTCCTTGTACACACACTCACCATTTCTGCATTTGAAAGTAGAGTTGTTATTGTGGCAGAATGGATGCTGGCAAGGGAGTTTTTTGAAGGTATGTGAAGCAGCTGAGTTGTAAATTGGGGATGTTTGATTAAACCTATGGGTACAAGGTTCACATTGTGTCCAAACAAGGTTACTTCCTGTGTCTGGTAATAAATATAACGGTATAGCAGGTGTTCCGATTTGGATTTTCACTAGATGGATTCCGGCATCAGTGGCGAGCTTTAGCTTCAAACTTTGAGGGTATGTGTTTAAGTTGTGTAGGAAATTTGCTCTAGTTTCTGAAAGTTGTGCAAGTCTGTTTGTTCTTTGGGTTTGAGTAAGGGTTCCTGGGTAGAATGGGGATTCTGGAGAGTCTCTATGAATGAGCTGAAGGCTAAAACCATTAGGAGGTTTTGGAGTGACGAAATTGACAGAAATTAAAAGTATAGTGCtggaaaagagaaagagagataaTTTAGAAGAATGCATTTTCTGAAACAATTATAGGCTGTAGATGATGGAAATATGTTtaaccatatatatatgtacCGATGAATATTCTGAACTGAAACAATATTTAATGAACAGATAGTGTTAGATATGAATACATGATTATTTAGATTTTATTAGATATTCTAAGGATTTGGTTTTCAACGTTCGCAAACAATAAAAGGGTAATAAACCGAATATCGTTCTTGATCTACTACATTGACAACTAAATTTAGTATAAAAGGCTTAATTTCAGATTACAAAATAAATGGTTTGATTTTGTTGTTAGTAAAACTACTAAACAAATTATTGTAAAATAACTagtaaaataaaagagagtaaCCAACACAGTTTCTAATTTGAAAACACAAAGAGTAAATGTTAACATTGTGAAAGTTGCATATAAATGTTATATTCCTAACTCTACTTAGTGGATTTTATAGGGTAAAAAGCATCCTtaaaactacaagaaatttgATTTTTGACAACGAAATAGGTTGTTGCGAAAAATACTTTTCGGTTGATGCAAAAAATACATGTTTGGCAACAAAACTACTCCTGTTGCAAAAAGTTGTTGCCAAATTTTCACCACATGGGAAGAGTAAAAATTGTTCTTTGCAACAACGATGATTTACTGTAACCTTCTGCAACAAACTTTGATGTTGCTAtttatttgagtttttcacaacaacatcatcattaaacttcaaaataaaaCTACAAAGTCATTAAGGTTTTCTCCAACCACAATAAAGTCATAATGTCAATGACTGGTTTATGTCTATGTAACATCGAAATGATGATGGTGACGATTCACAAAATTTTACGATACGTGCTTGAAGTTTTTACAATCTGTGAAATTAGGTGGATCAAATCATAGTTAAATTTATTTTACCTGAATTTATAACCAAagttaacttttattttattcttgttATTCATTGCAGCATGGAGGACACGTGTGTATGCCATGTGGAAAAAATTTCATGCGTGGTTGACACCAGTCATATATAGAGCTCCTTTGCAAATTGTCCATGTCATCATTCTGACGCCACATGGACACTAAACCGGTCATTGCGACTTTATTATGACTGGAGAAAAACTTTAGTGacttttttaatctattttaaaatttaataaccaTATTGTCACAATGACAAACTTAAGCGACCATTGGTGCTTTTAACTCGATAATTTTTGTGAGCTGCTAAATACCTtctccaaattacttatcaccactcctatttggacttttttgcccttctcataattttgatcaaaactgaaaattctctctccaaaatcataaacccgaacaacaataattgaaattatgaaaataattaatatgtgacaatccgaaccccaaaaatggatgattacgagtcggaaacattaaaatttatattttttaatcaaagaactca
The window above is part of the Euphorbia lathyris chromosome 3, ddEupLath1.1, whole genome shotgun sequence genome. Proteins encoded here:
- the LOC136222897 gene encoding ESCRT-related protein CHMP1B, giving the protein MGNTEKLLNQIMDLKFTSKSLQRQARKCEKEEKSEKLKVKKAIEKGNMDGARIYAENAIRKRTEQMNYLRLSSRLDAVVARLDTQAKMTTINKSMGNIVKSLESTLATGNLQKMSETMDQFEKQFVNMEVQAEFMENAMAGSTSLSTPEGEVNSLMQQVADDYGLEVSVGLPQPAAHAVPTKTQEKVDEDDLSRRLAELKARG
- the LOC136222742 gene encoding aspartic proteinase CDR1-like, whose protein sequence is MHSSKLSLFLFSSTILLISVNFVTPKPPNGFSLQLIHRDSPESPFYPGTLTQTQRTNRLAQLSETRANFLHNLNTYPQSLKLKLATDAGIHLVKIQIGTPAIPLYLLPDTGSNLVWTQCEPCTHRFNQTSPIYNSAASHTFKKLPCQHPFCHNNNSTFKCRNGECVYKETYLGGSVTEGIVASDTFENSFNLNFGCSKNNQNFDGFKGKFGGVLGLSLSPISLLQQLGHVTQRRFSYCLVPFYGEANVSSFLRFGSEINTHGRTFKSTPIVSPPNADYYYMDLRDISVEGKRMEFPANMFAIKRDRSGGCFIDSGTTFTHIVEPAYKVVLKAFQNYFGKYGIRPIRLPHLHYDLCYRNKEEVEFAVMTFHFQGADFEVEPENLYVDIEKDDAFCLGLTSSPSLTIIGAMQQVDTRFIYDAAARRIYFSPENCIDDR